A window of the Gossypium hirsutum isolate 1008001.06 chromosome A05, Gossypium_hirsutum_v2.1, whole genome shotgun sequence genome harbors these coding sequences:
- the LOC107937712 gene encoding UDP-glycosyltransferase 91C1-like yields MDRIKKLHIAMFPWLAYGHTMPFLEVSKFLAQNGHRISYISTPKNISRLPKLPPHLSSNITFVEFSLPQVDGLPPGVESTAEVPIENVPYLKNAYDKLQGPLTEFLKNSNVNWIIHDFEPYWLPGVAAPLGINLVLFCLFNATALAFLGPPSALLGEFRKRPEEFTVVPEWIDYPCNIALKHHEIVNHIKCMDDVSDFQRMGQLIQGSQFVTTRACFEFEPDEIKLLIKLYQKPVVPVGLLPPSLPSNEDKRDDKWEATKSWLDSKGEKSVFYIALGSEVNLSEESMRQLAFGIEKSNLPFIWAVRKRPMDEGLIDNIIPPGFEERVSNRGLVLRDWAPQLRILAHSSVGGFLTHCGWSSIIEALKFGRALIVFSGASADQGLNARLLHGRKVGIEIERNVMDGSFTSDLVAKTIRQVLVEPEGEAIRANAWAMKEIFDNEELSNNYLDGFTRFIEEFAPSACRTQIS; encoded by the coding sequence ATGGACAGAATAAAAAAGCTTCACATAGCGATGTTCCCTTGGCTAGCTTATGGTCATACAATGCCATTTCTCGAGGTTTCCAAATTCTTAGCTCAAAACGGTCATCGTATATCCTATATTTCCACCCCTAAAAACATTAGTCGCCTCCCTAAACTTCCCCCACATCTGTCATCTAACATAACTTTTGTCGAGTTTTCTCTTCCCCAGGTTGATGGCTTACCACCGGGAGTTGAGTCCACTGCTGAGGTACCTATCGAAAATGTCCCTTACCTTAAAAACGCATATGACAAGCTCCAAGGCCCTTTAACTGAATTCCTCAAAAACTCAAACGTCAATTGGATAATCCATGACTTTGAGCCTTACTGGTTACCTGGAGTTGCTGCTCCACTCGGCATCAATTTGGTTTTATTCTGCTTATTCAATGCCACTGCCCTAGCTTTCTTGGGTCCACCATCAGCTTTGCTTGGTGAGTTCCGGAAACGGCCAGAAGAATTCACAGTGGTCCCTGAGTGGATAGATTATCCTTGCAACATAGCTTTGAAGCACCACGAGATAGTGAACCATATAAAATGCATGGACGATGTATCTGATTTCCAACGGATGGGACAATTGATTCAAGGCTCCCAATTTGTAACTACTCGCGCGTGCTTCGAGTTCGAACCAGACGAGATTAAATTGCTTATTAAACTTTACCAAAAGCCTGTTGTTCCTGTAGGGTTGCTGCCTCCATCACTGCCATCAAACGAGGACAAAAGAGATGATAAATGGGAAGCTACAAAAAGCTGGCTTGATAGCAAAGGAGAGAAGTCAGTTTTCTATATCGCCCTTGGCAGTGAAGTGAATCTGAGTGAAGAGTCCATGCGGCAGTTGGCATTCGGGATAGAGAAATCCAATTTGCCCTTTATTTGGGCAGTAAGGAAACGCCCAATGGATGAAGGGCTAATCGATAACATAATCCCTCCAGGGTTCGAAGAACGAGTTTCAAACAGGGGCCTGGTTTTGAGGGATTGGGCACCTCAGTTACGGATATTAGCCCACTCTTCTGTCGGGGGTTTCTTAACTCACTGTGGTTGGAGCTCAATAATCGAGGCACTCAAGTTTGGCCGAGCTTTGATAGTGTTTTCTGGGGCAAGTGCGGATCAGGGGTTGAACGCTAGGTTGCTGCATGGGAGAAAGGTTGGAATAGAAATAGAGAGAAATGTAATGGACGGTTCGTTTACAAGCGACTTGGTGGCTAAGACGATTAGGCAAGTGCTGGTGGAACCAGAAGGAGAGGCGATTAGGGCAAATGCGTGGGCAATGAAAGAGATTTTTGACAATGAAGAGTTAAGTAATAACTACTTGGATGGATTCACTCGGTTCATTGAAGAGTTTGCACCTTCAGCTTGCCGTACCCAGATTAGTTAA